A single Myxococcales bacterium DNA region contains:
- a CDS encoding P-loop NTPase: MAPLARATFPSELDDDLALPIVATFYSLRGGVGRSTALAYTAHILASRGKRVVCVDLDLEAPGLAALFGREDEVTATRA, encoded by the coding sequence ATGGCGCCCCTGGCTCGAGCTACGTTTCCATCCGAATTGGACGACGACCTCGCCCTACCGATTGTCGCAACGTTCTACTCTCTCCGCGGCGGCGTCGGCCGCTCCACCGCCCTCGCCTACACGGCACACATTCTCGCCTCGCGTGGCAAGCGCGTTGTGTGCGTTGACCTCGATCTCGAGGCACCTGGTCTCGCGGCGCTATTTGGCCGAGAAGATGAGGTCACGGCCACCAGGGCGTAG